From one Formosa sediminum genomic stretch:
- a CDS encoding YtxH domain-containing protein, with protein sequence MSKSSNTVLGLLAGTAIGALVGILYAPDKGSKTRKRLAEEASVVADKMNSSAQDIKEKVSSTAHDLKEKVNSQMASQKKTLDEQLEVIVTDASHKADDVISTLEKKLAYLKEQNKKFQKS encoded by the coding sequence ATGAGTAAGAGTAGTAACACCGTTTTAGGACTTTTAGCAGGTACAGCTATAGGAGCGTTAGTTGGCATTCTTTATGCTCCGGATAAAGGTAGTAAAACAAGAAAGCGCTTGGCTGAAGAGGCTTCAGTTGTTGCAGATAAAATGAATAGTAGTGCTCAAGATATAAAAGAAAAAGTAAGTAGCACTGCGCACGATCTAAAAGAAAAGGTTAATAGCCAAATGGCAAGTCAGAAGAAAACTTTAGACGAACAATTAGAAGTCATTGTTACAGATGCTAGTCATAAAGCAGACGATGTAATTTCTACCTTAGAAAAAAAACTCGCTTACTTAAAAGAACAAAATAAGAAATTTCAAAAATCATAA
- a CDS encoding DUF6268 family outer membrane beta-barrel protein has translation MKKVLILLLFIGTKVSFAQQEDGVYVNTELLPSTGVGTTVKLEAGIDIPVINTAKEKLTVGGTVQNTSFNYVDDDVPFETEEIENFNAFSFRFTYQRSLSDNWALNIMGESQVSSNFGENEIKGDDLFFNALVTLEKYNADKNSLWVFGAAYDIKYGLYYPIPVISYTKRVDEEWAYKIGVPDSRVKWSFAKNHELEGFATLNGFTGNVNDGIDVYKVEYSGTLRQTSVLLGLGYNFSFWDHFKATLNGGYSVYNSLQLQDYDNEEIYDFEIPNSFYLNVGLKYVFKNNTNVKRLY, from the coding sequence ATGAAAAAAGTATTGATTCTTTTGTTATTTATAGGGACTAAGGTCTCTTTTGCTCAACAAGAAGATGGTGTTTATGTGAACACAGAGTTATTACCAAGTACAGGAGTTGGTACCACAGTAAAATTAGAAGCAGGAATAGATATTCCTGTTATTAATACAGCCAAGGAAAAATTAACCGTTGGCGGAACAGTGCAAAACACTAGTTTTAATTATGTAGATGATGATGTACCTTTTGAAACAGAGGAAATTGAAAATTTTAATGCTTTTAGTTTCAGATTTACCTATCAACGTAGTTTAAGCGATAATTGGGCTTTAAATATCATGGGAGAATCTCAGGTGTCATCTAATTTTGGTGAAAATGAAATAAAAGGAGACGATCTGTTTTTTAATGCTTTAGTTACCTTAGAAAAATATAATGCAGATAAAAACTCATTATGGGTATTTGGTGCAGCTTACGATATTAAATATGGTTTATACTATCCAATACCTGTTATTTCATATACAAAACGTGTAGATGAGGAATGGGCCTATAAAATTGGTGTGCCAGATTCTCGCGTTAAATGGTCTTTTGCTAAAAATCACGAGTTAGAAGGTTTTGCAACACTTAATGGGTTTACAGGAAATGTTAACGACGGCATAGATGTATATAAAGTAGAATATAGCGGAACATTAAGACAAACTAGTGTGCTATTAGGTCTTGGATATAACTTTAGCTTCTGGGATCATTTTAAAGCTACATTAAATGGCGGTTATTCTGTTTATAATAGCTTACAACTTCAAGATTATGATAATGAAGAAATATATGATTTTGAAATACCTAATAGTTTCTATTTAAATGTGGGCTTAAAATATGTCTTTAAAAACAATACAAATGTAAAGCGTTTGTATTAG
- a CDS encoding DUF4442 domain-containing protein — protein sequence MILTASKLNRFLLFKLPAAFFCGVRTKRLSMQQCVVTVRHRWINQNPFKSMFWAVQGMAAELSTGALVMLQIAESKKKISMLVLSNEASFTKKATGKITFTCNDGHVIKDALSKTIATGTGQTFWMKAVGVNEEGIEVSTFNFQWTIRLKV from the coding sequence ATGATACTTACAGCTTCTAAATTAAATCGATTTTTATTGTTTAAACTCCCTGCAGCTTTTTTTTGTGGAGTACGTACAAAACGTTTAAGTATGCAGCAATGCGTAGTTACCGTAAGGCACCGATGGATTAATCAAAATCCTTTTAAATCAATGTTTTGGGCAGTGCAAGGGATGGCAGCAGAACTCTCTACAGGGGCTCTTGTAATGTTGCAAATTGCCGAAAGTAAAAAGAAAATATCAATGTTAGTTTTAAGTAACGAAGCAAGTTTTACAAAAAAAGCAACAGGTAAAATAACATTTACATGCAATGATGGTCATGTAATCAAAGATGCCTTATCTAAAACTATTGCTACAGGAACTGGACAAACATTTTGGATGAAAGCTGTTGGTGTAAATGAAGAAGGGATAGAAGTTTCTACGTTTAATTTTCAGTGGACCATCCGTCTTAAAGTATAA
- a CDS encoding LysR substrate-binding domain-containing protein, whose protein sequence is MTITQLYYVLAVAENQNFTKAAEKCFVTQPTLSMQIQKLEDELDILIFDRGKKPIELTEIGKKIVNQAKNIVNESYRIQDIVDQQKGFIGGEFRLGIIPTVMPTLLPMFLNTFIKKHPKVKLIIEEITTEEIISRLNEGHLDAAIAVTPLESELIKERVLYYEPFVGYVPTNHRLYETNKISPEDLDIGDMLLLEDGHCFREGVLNICKSFKNHIDTNFQLESGSIETLIKLSNEGLGMTLLPYLHTLDLNPNSQHHLKPFKDPSPAREVSLIYHKSELKMQIIEAIQSVISGLVRGAIAFQNVKIVSPLPKRK, encoded by the coding sequence ATGACAATTACTCAACTATATTATGTTTTGGCAGTTGCCGAAAATCAGAATTTCACTAAAGCTGCAGAAAAGTGTTTTGTGACCCAGCCCACGTTAAGTATGCAAATACAAAAGCTTGAAGACGAATTGGATATACTTATTTTTGATCGTGGCAAAAAACCTATTGAGCTCACAGAGATTGGTAAAAAAATTGTAAATCAAGCTAAGAATATTGTTAATGAATCTTATAGAATTCAGGATATAGTAGATCAGCAAAAAGGATTTATTGGAGGTGAATTTAGGTTAGGAATTATACCAACCGTTATGCCTACTCTATTACCAATGTTTTTAAATACTTTTATTAAAAAACATCCGAAGGTAAAACTAATCATAGAAGAAATTACAACTGAAGAAATTATATCCAGATTAAATGAAGGGCATTTAGATGCAGCCATAGCCGTAACACCTTTAGAGTCTGAATTAATTAAAGAGCGTGTACTTTACTATGAGCCTTTTGTAGGTTATGTCCCTACAAATCACAGATTATATGAGACAAACAAAATAAGCCCAGAGGATTTAGATATAGGTGATATGCTTTTACTTGAAGATGGGCATTGCTTTAGAGAAGGTGTTTTAAATATTTGTAAGTCGTTTAAAAATCATATAGACACAAATTTTCAACTTGAAAGTGGAAGTATAGAAACATTAATAAAACTTTCTAACGAAGGCTTAGGGATGACTTTATTACCCTATTTACATACTTTAGACTTAAATCCAAACTCGCAGCATCATTTAAAACCTTTTAAAGATCCTTCTCCAGCAAGAGAAGTGAGTTTAATATACCACAAAAGTGAATTAAAAATGCAAATTATTGAAGCCATACAATCTGTTATATCTGGATTGGTAAGAGGTGCAATTGCATTCCAGAATGTTAAAATTGTGAGTCCGCTACCAAAACGAAAATAG
- a CDS encoding DUF4870 domain-containing protein: MPSNHQNNIATCIHLSTFSRFFFPFGNFIAPIVLWITNRDKSDFIDRHGKQAINFQLSILLYTIVLGMISIPFFIFNFINDINVINLNLFESIHINIGKPSPLLYLGGALGGLAIIGFLIELALIIRASLKAKEGEDYQYPFTIHFIK, from the coding sequence ATGCCAAGTAACCACCAAAATAATATTGCCACGTGTATTCACCTGTCCACCTTCTCGAGGTTCTTTTTCCCTTTTGGAAACTTTATCGCCCCTATTGTATTATGGATTACTAACAGAGATAAATCTGATTTTATAGATAGACACGGAAAACAAGCCATTAATTTTCAATTAAGTATTTTATTATATACCATCGTTCTTGGAATGATAAGCATACCTTTTTTTATTTTCAATTTCATAAATGATATAAACGTTATCAATCTTAATCTTTTTGAAAGCATACATATTAATATTGGAAAACCTTCACCTTTATTGTATTTAGGCGGTGCTTTAGGCGGACTAGCCATAATTGGTTTTTTAATAGAGTTAGCTTTAATTATTAGAGCAAGCTTAAAAGCTAAAGAAGGCGAAGATTATCAATATCCCTTTACAATACATTTCATCAAATAA
- a CDS encoding TIGR00266 family protein encodes MRAHEIDYHIYGEEMQYVEIELDQNEGVIAEAGSFMMMHEGIKMETIFGDGSKQNEGFLGSILGAGKRLLTGESLFMTAFYNTLNIKRSVSFASPYPGKILAVDLTKFGGKVICQKDAFLCAAKGVSVGIEFSKRLGRGLFGGEGFIMQKLEGDGMAFVHAGGTLATKELKAGEKLRVDTGCIVGFTQNIDYDIEFVGGIKNSVFGGEGLFFATLTGPGTVYIQSLPFSRLAGRVLAALPKGNNNKGEGSVLGGLGDLLGGDNRF; translated from the coding sequence ATGAGAGCACACGAAATAGATTATCATATATATGGTGAAGAAATGCAATATGTTGAAATTGAATTAGACCAAAATGAAGGTGTAATTGCAGAAGCTGGTAGTTTTATGATGATGCATGAAGGCATTAAAATGGAAACTATATTTGGAGATGGTTCTAAGCAAAATGAAGGTTTTTTGGGATCTATTTTAGGAGCTGGAAAACGGTTGTTAACTGGAGAAAGTTTATTTATGACAGCTTTTTATAATACACTTAATATAAAACGTTCGGTATCTTTTGCATCTCCTTATCCTGGAAAAATATTAGCTGTAGATCTTACTAAATTTGGAGGAAAGGTAATCTGTCAAAAAGATGCATTTTTATGTGCAGCTAAAGGTGTTAGTGTTGGAATTGAGTTTTCTAAACGCTTAGGTAGAGGATTGTTTGGAGGAGAAGGTTTTATCATGCAAAAATTAGAAGGAGATGGTATGGCGTTTGTGCATGCTGGCGGTACTTTGGCTACAAAAGAATTAAAAGCAGGTGAAAAATTAAGAGTAGATACAGGTTGTATTGTTGGATTTACTCAAAATATTGACTATGACATTGAGTTTGTTGGAGGTATAAAAAATTCTGTTTTTGGTGGTGAAGGGTTGTTTTTTGCAACTCTAACAGGTCCCGGAACAGTGTATATACAATCGTTACCTTTTAGTAGGTTAGCAGGACGCGTATTAGCGGCATTACCAAAAGGAAATAATAATAAAGGAGAGGGCAGTGTGCTAGGTGGACTAGGCGATTTATTGGGTGGTGACAATAGATTTTAA
- a CDS encoding Dps family protein: protein MTLNILGLDAKKTKDLAKDLNVLLANFQTYYQNLRGIHWNIKGKQFFELHMKFEELYTDANVKVDEIAERVLTLGETPLHTFNDYTNHSKVPVGKDISDDEKAVALIVDSLSVLLQIERDILDKSDDANDEGTNSMMSDFITEQEKTIWMMKAWLGETTV from the coding sequence ATGACACTTAATATATTAGGGCTAGACGCCAAAAAAACTAAAGATTTAGCAAAAGATTTAAATGTTTTGTTAGCTAATTTTCAGACGTATTATCAAAATCTAAGAGGGATTCATTGGAATATTAAAGGAAAACAGTTTTTTGAATTACATATGAAATTTGAAGAATTGTATACAGACGCTAATGTGAAGGTTGATGAAATTGCAGAACGTGTTTTAACTTTAGGAGAAACACCTTTACATACTTTTAATGATTATACTAATCATTCAAAAGTTCCAGTTGGGAAAGATATTTCAGACGATGAAAAAGCTGTTGCTCTTATTGTAGATTCATTATCGGTATTATTACAAATAGAAAGAGATATATTGGATAAATCTGATGATGCTAACGATGAAGGTACAAACTCTATGATGAGTGATTTTATTACTGAGCAGGAAAAAACAATTTGGATGATGAAAGCATGGTTAGGAGAAACTACCGTATAA
- a CDS encoding Gfo/Idh/MocA family protein — protein MSMNKIVWGIIGCGDVAEVKSGPAFSLVKQSELKAVMRRDLAKAEDFAKRHQVKYWYNDASSILEDPEINAVYIATPPAFHLQYTLDAIKAGKHVYLEKPMALNALEAQKIIEALKTSNTKLSVAHYRRYLPAFLKVQDLLQAHIIGEVLFADIQILQSKNSEIIANSDTPWRFNPEISGGGLFHDVAPHQLDLMYMYFGDYKAATGFSINRSQNSSDDIVNGIINFNNGIQCRGMWSFNGAKADEKDDCVIYGTTGRIEFSFYGKQVTYYKNGTAKSFLFKTPKHIQQPMISAVVDYFLDQGENPCPAEDALQVTKIMDAFTNYH, from the coding sequence ATGAGTATGAATAAGATTGTTTGGGGTATAATTGGCTGTGGAGATGTAGCAGAAGTTAAAAGTGGTCCAGCGTTTTCGTTAGTAAAACAATCAGAATTAAAAGCGGTAATGCGTAGAGATTTAGCTAAAGCCGAAGATTTTGCAAAACGGCATCAGGTTAAATATTGGTATAATGATGCGTCATCCATTTTAGAAGATCCAGAAATTAATGCCGTTTATATTGCCACACCTCCAGCATTTCATTTACAATATACTTTAGACGCTATAAAAGCAGGTAAACATGTTTATTTAGAAAAACCTATGGCGCTAAATGCATTAGAAGCCCAAAAAATTATAGAAGCCTTAAAAACATCTAATACAAAATTAAGTGTTGCGCATTACAGGCGTTACTTACCAGCTTTTTTAAAAGTACAAGATTTGTTACAAGCACATATAATAGGCGAGGTGTTGTTTGCAGATATTCAGATTTTACAATCAAAAAACTCTGAGATAATCGCTAATTCAGATACGCCGTGGCGTTTTAATCCTGAAATATCGGGTGGCGGATTGTTTCATGATGTTGCACCGCATCAATTAGATTTAATGTATATGTATTTTGGCGATTACAAAGCTGCAACAGGGTTTTCGATAAATAGAAGTCAAAATTCATCAGACGATATTGTAAACGGCATTATTAATTTTAATAACGGAATACAGTGTCGTGGTATGTGGTCTTTTAATGGCGCTAAAGCAGATGAGAAAGATGATTGTGTTATTTATGGTACAACAGGTAGAATAGAATTTTCATTCTATGGAAAACAAGTCACTTACTACAAAAATGGTACAGCAAAAAGTTTTCTATTTAAAACTCCTAAACATATACAACAACCTATGATTTCGGCAGTTGTAGATTATTTTTTAGATCAAGGTGAAAATCCCTGTCCTGCAGAAGATGCCTTACAAGTCACTAAAATTATGGATGCATTTACAAACTACCATTAA
- a CDS encoding prolyl oligopeptidase family serine peptidase: MKRIVYALLLMVTSHVTAQLTVKPEVLPQKPVSNTYFETTLNDPYQYLEDLNDPTVITWMKDNTNYSTSVLNNISGKQELFNRMKSLIERQSASISFLNIADDGTYYYVKRVPGEEIGKLYKRKGYKGKETLFFDPTQYKKEEGKIYTISDISPNIKGDKIAVSISANGSENPDILIFKNTGEQYKETLELASDVSWDLSGERFFYIKLNSADIKDVNRQIYISNYIHNVGTSQSEDQTYFSKADYATLNVDKAEYPLVIYIEETDKNILLPLSVDKDLKAFVSEPNVKAKWKPLLKKEDNVIMVDANETDLYLLTYNNAPNYKIVRLSNSNPVFSEAKTVVKESKDEIITNFELTKEGMYYATVKNGVEAHVYFLRHNSTSSEELKLPFTAGRADLSARGSKFSEIWVNLSGWTSPDKRYLYNPETKTFVFQPLSTPVEYPELENLIAKEVMVKSHDGVMVPVSIIYNKNMKMNGENSAVIYSYGAYGISTEPFFSPITLAYATYGGVLVVPHVRGGGELGDAWHKAGQKLNKPNTWKDGIAAAEYVIDQGYTNPNKLSIFGGSAGGIFVGRAITERPDLFVAASPMVGAMNTVRMEESPNGPVNTPEFGTVSDPEEFKGLLEMDSYHHLKAGTDYPAMLITAGMNDPRVIAWEPSKFAAKMQHDNSGEAPILLQVNFEGGHGGRTTLTQRLNDFSNLFSFFYWQSGHPDFQAKEPLKN; the protein is encoded by the coding sequence ATGAAAAGAATAGTCTATGCTTTATTATTAATGGTAACATCACATGTTACAGCACAACTCACCGTCAAGCCAGAAGTTTTACCTCAAAAACCAGTGTCGAACACATATTTTGAAACCACACTAAATGATCCTTATCAATATTTAGAAGATTTAAATGATCCTACTGTTATTACTTGGATGAAGGATAATACTAACTATTCAACTTCTGTTCTAAATAATATTTCTGGAAAACAAGAACTTTTTAATAGAATGAAATCGCTAATAGAGCGGCAATCTGCTTCAATTTCATTTTTAAATATTGCAGATGATGGTACATATTATTACGTAAAAAGAGTGCCCGGAGAAGAAATTGGAAAGCTCTATAAGCGTAAAGGCTATAAAGGCAAAGAAACATTATTTTTTGATCCAACTCAATATAAAAAAGAAGAAGGCAAAATTTATACTATTTCCGATATATCTCCTAATATAAAAGGCGATAAAATTGCCGTTAGCATATCTGCTAATGGTTCTGAAAACCCAGATATTCTTATTTTTAAAAACACAGGAGAACAATATAAAGAGACATTAGAATTAGCAAGTGATGTGTCTTGGGATCTATCTGGAGAACGTTTTTTTTATATTAAATTGAACTCTGCCGATATTAAAGATGTAAATAGACAAATTTATATCTCAAACTATATTCATAATGTAGGTACTAGTCAATCTGAAGATCAAACGTATTTCTCTAAAGCAGATTATGCTACATTAAATGTAGATAAAGCTGAATACCCTTTAGTTATTTATATAGAAGAGACTGATAAAAATATTCTTCTCCCTTTATCTGTAGATAAAGACCTTAAAGCTTTTGTATCCGAACCGAACGTAAAAGCAAAATGGAAGCCATTATTAAAGAAAGAAGATAATGTAATCATGGTAGATGCAAACGAAACAGATCTGTATTTATTAACGTATAATAATGCGCCAAATTATAAAATTGTAAGATTATCTAATTCTAATCCTGTATTTTCAGAAGCAAAAACGGTAGTCAAAGAATCGAAAGATGAAATTATTACCAACTTTGAATTAACGAAAGAAGGAATGTATTATGCTACAGTAAAAAATGGTGTTGAGGCTCATGTGTATTTCTTAAGGCATAACTCAACTTCTTCTGAAGAATTAAAACTTCCTTTTACAGCAGGTCGAGCAGATCTTTCCGCTAGAGGTTCAAAATTCAGTGAAATCTGGGTGAATTTATCGGGTTGGACATCTCCAGATAAACGTTATTTATACAATCCTGAAACCAAAACATTTGTATTTCAACCTTTATCAACTCCTGTAGAGTATCCCGAATTGGAAAACTTAATAGCAAAAGAAGTTATGGTAAAGTCACACGATGGTGTTATGGTCCCAGTTTCAATAATTTATAATAAAAACATGAAAATGAACGGTGAAAATTCTGCAGTAATCTATAGTTATGGGGCTTACGGGATTTCTACAGAACCCTTTTTTAGTCCAATTACTTTAGCATATGCTACATATGGAGGTGTTTTAGTAGTACCACATGTTAGAGGTGGAGGGGAATTAGGTGATGCTTGGCATAAAGCTGGACAAAAATTGAATAAACCCAATACTTGGAAAGACGGCATTGCAGCAGCAGAATATGTTATAGATCAGGGGTATACCAATCCTAATAAACTGTCAATATTTGGAGGTAGTGCGGGTGGTATTTTTGTTGGACGAGCAATAACAGAACGGCCAGATTTATTTGTGGCAGCATCACCTATGGTAGGCGCTATGAATACAGTTAGAATGGAAGAGTCTCCCAACGGACCTGTAAATACACCCGAATTTGGTACGGTTTCAGATCCAGAAGAATTTAAAGGTTTGCTAGAGATGGATTCTTATCATCACCTAAAAGCGGGAACGGATTACCCTGCCATGTTAATCACTGCCGGGATGAATGATCCCCGAGTTATTGCGTGGGAGCCTTCTAAATTTGCAGCGAAAATGCAACACGATAATTCTGGAGAAGCACCTATTTTGCTTCAAGTGAATTTTGAAGGCGGTCACGGTGGCCGTACCACGCTTACACAAAGACTTAATGATTTTTCTAACCTTTTTTCATTTTTCTATTGGCAATCAGGTCATCCAGACTTTCAAGCTAAAGAACCTTTAAAAAACTAA
- a CDS encoding PadR family transcriptional regulator, translating into MKIENTKAQMRKGVLEYCILSILKDDDAYVAEILNTLKDAKMLVVEGTIYPLLTRLKNAGLLNYRWEESTSGPPRKYYGLTETGQLFLSELNTTWSELQHAVNLVTSQKKHRNE; encoded by the coding sequence ATGAAAATAGAAAACACAAAAGCACAAATGCGAAAAGGTGTTTTAGAATACTGCATCTTATCTATTCTAAAAGACGATGACGCTTATGTTGCAGAAATTTTAAATACCTTAAAAGATGCAAAAATGCTCGTAGTAGAAGGTACAATTTATCCGCTTTTAACTCGACTAAAAAACGCAGGACTTCTTAATTACAGATGGGAAGAATCTACTTCTGGACCGCCAAGAAAATATTACGGATTAACAGAAACCGGACAATTATTTTTAAGTGAATTAAACACCACTTGGAGTGAATTACAACACGCCGTAAACTTAGTAACAAGCCAAAAAAAACACCGCAATGAATAA
- the trxB gene encoding thioredoxin-disulfide reductase, which translates to MSDTIEKVKCLIIGSGPAGYTAAIYAARANMAPVLYQGMQPGGQLTTTNEVENFPGYPEGITGPDMMIQLQDQAKRFGTDIRDGWVTKVDFSGSIHKIWVNETQEIHAETVIISTGASAKYLGLPSEQKYLQLGGGVSACAVCDGFFYRNQEVVIVGAGDSACEEAHYLSKLCKKVTMLVRRDEFRASKIMANRVKKTENIEILFNTETEEVLGDGQVVTGVKVKNNQTNEFKEIPATGFFVAIGHKPNTDIFKDFLELDETGYIINKPGSSKTNIDGVFVSGDAADHVYRQAITAAGTGCMAALDAERYLASKDVEVEA; encoded by the coding sequence ATGTCTGATACTATTGAAAAAGTTAAATGCCTAATAATAGGTTCTGGACCTGCAGGATATACAGCAGCTATTTATGCTGCAAGAGCTAATATGGCTCCGGTACTATATCAAGGAATGCAACCAGGTGGTCAATTAACAACAACTAACGAAGTAGAAAATTTCCCAGGTTATCCAGAAGGAATTACAGGGCCAGATATGATGATTCAATTACAAGATCAGGCTAAACGTTTTGGTACAGATATTCGTGATGGTTGGGTTACTAAAGTAGATTTCTCAGGATCTATACATAAAATATGGGTTAATGAAACTCAAGAAATACATGCAGAGACTGTAATTATCTCTACAGGAGCTTCGGCTAAATATTTAGGATTACCATCAGAACAAAAGTATCTTCAATTGGGAGGTGGTGTATCTGCTTGTGCAGTTTGCGACGGGTTTTTCTACAGAAATCAAGAAGTGGTTATTGTAGGAGCTGGAGATTCTGCTTGTGAAGAAGCACATTACTTATCTAAATTGTGTAAAAAAGTAACCATGTTAGTAAGACGTGATGAATTTAGAGCGTCTAAAATTATGGCAAATCGCGTTAAAAAAACTGAAAATATCGAAATCTTATTCAATACAGAAACAGAAGAAGTATTGGGAGATGGTCAAGTTGTTACAGGTGTTAAGGTTAAAAATAATCAAACAAACGAATTTAAAGAAATACCTGCTACTGGATTTTTTGTTGCTATTGGTCATAAACCTAACACAGATATATTTAAAGACTTTTTAGAACTAGACGAAACAGGGTATATTATTAATAAACCAGGGTCTTCTAAAACAAATATAGATGGCGTATTTGTATCTGGAGATGCGGCAGATCATGTATACAGACAAGCAATTACTGCTGCTGGAACTGGATGTATGGCAGCCTTAGATGCAGAGCGTTATTTAGCGTCTAAAGATGTAGAAGTAGAGGCTTAA
- a CDS encoding PspC domain-containing protein: protein MNKTVNINLAGTFFHIDEDAYQKLQRYLDAIKRSFTDSQGRSEILADIEARIAELFTERVKHDKQVISTKEVEEVIAIMGQPEDYLVDDEIFEDEPTTSPRSKSIKKLYRDTSNSYIGGVASGLGHYLGLDAIWIRLIWVLLALGSMGTFVLIYILFWILVPEALTTAEKLTMTGEPVNISNIEKKIKKGFEGVSDTVKNVDYEKYGSKVKSTSKSFFDTIGDIIMFFLKLFAKFIGVLLVLFSALSIFALLISVLSLGSSSFFHPWWMDYPDAVNTTGLPIWLGSLLVFFTVGIPCFFVLYLGLKILINNLKSIGKPAKFTLLGIWLISLIGLITIGIKQASDHALDSVVTQKDTLLYNTKDTLQISMVKNNKFNRNLRRSSDFKIVYNDNDQKVIFSRDVALYIRSTKDSVAMIQIEKESKGKNYLEAKDRAEKIVYNYTLKNNQLLLDSYLLTDYKNKYREQKVDIILYLPEGTYVDLNRNLRSFLPAYNSVDNIITYKNSNHIMKILNDDATCVDCTEAEDDEDFNNNNIIDVNINDENGSLKINSEGVSIKNDNVDIQIGHTGVKANSSEVKVDIGENGINITSDEDN, encoded by the coding sequence ATGAATAAAACAGTTAATATAAATTTAGCAGGCACATTTTTTCATATAGATGAAGATGCTTACCAAAAGTTACAACGTTATCTAGATGCAATAAAACGTTCGTTTACAGACTCGCAAGGCCGCTCTGAAATTCTTGCCGATATTGAAGCTCGTATTGCCGAATTGTTCACTGAACGTGTTAAGCATGACAAACAGGTTATAAGTACTAAAGAAGTTGAAGAAGTAATCGCTATTATGGGGCAACCTGAAGATTATTTAGTAGATGATGAAATTTTTGAAGATGAGCCTACAACTTCACCACGTTCTAAGTCTATAAAAAAATTATACCGAGATACTAGCAATTCTTATATAGGTGGTGTTGCCTCTGGTTTAGGGCACTATTTGGGATTAGATGCAATTTGGATTCGATTAATATGGGTATTATTAGCACTTGGATCTATGGGGACATTTGTTTTAATATATATCTTATTCTGGATTCTAGTGCCAGAAGCCTTAACAACCGCTGAAAAACTAACCATGACAGGCGAACCTGTTAATATTAGTAACATTGAAAAAAAAATTAAAAAAGGGTTTGAAGGCGTTTCGGATACTGTAAAAAATGTAGATTACGAAAAATATGGCAGCAAAGTAAAGTCTACTTCAAAATCATTTTTTGATACTATTGGAGATATCATCATGTTTTTTTTAAAGCTATTTGCTAAATTTATTGGTGTACTTTTAGTATTGTTTAGCGCCTTATCTATATTCGCCTTACTAATTAGTGTACTATCTTTAGGAAGTTCTTCTTTCTTTCACCCATGGTGGATGGACTATCCAGATGCTGTTAATACCACTGGACTTCCAATTTGGTTAGGGTCTTTATTAGTATTTTTTACTGTAGGAATACCTTGTTTTTTCGTGTTATATTTAGGGCTTAAAATTCTAATTAACAATTTAAAATCTATTGGGAAGCCTGCAAAATTTACATTACTTGGTATTTGGCTAATTTCGCTTATAGGCCTAATTACTATAGGTATTAAACAAGCCTCTGATCATGCTTTAGATTCTGTAGTCACACAAAAAGACACACTTTTATACAATACTAAAGATACCTTGCAAATTAGTATGGTAAAAAACAATAAATTCAATAGAAACTTACGTAGAAGTTCTGATTTTAAAATTGTGTATAACGATAACGACCAAAAGGTTATTTTCTCTAGAGACGTTGCGCTTTATATAAGATCTACAAAAGATAGTGTGGCTATGATTCAGATTGAAAAAGAATCTAAAGGAAAAAACTACCTAGAGGCTAAAGATCGTGCTGAAAAAATTGTATACAACTATACCCTTAAAAATAACCAGCTATTATTAGACAGTTATTTACTAACCGACTATAAAAACAAATACAGAGAGCAAAAGGTAGATATAATACTTTATCTGCCCGAAGGAACATATGTAGATCTGAACAGAAATTTGCGTTCGTTTTTACCAGCATATAACTCGGTAGACAATATAATTACTTACAAAAACTCAAATCATATCATGAAAATTTTAAATGATGATGCGACTTGTGTTGATTGTACCGAAGCTGAAGACGATGAAGATTTTAACAACAATAATATTATAGATGTTAATATTAATGATGAAAACGGATCTTTAAAAATTAATAGTGAAGGTGTAAGTATAAAAAATGATAATGTAGATATACAAATAGGCCATACGGGAGTAAAAGCTAATAGTAGTGAAGTTAAAGTGGATATTGGAGAAAACGGAATCAACATTACCTCAGACGAAGACAATTAA